The Phyllobacterium zundukense DNA segment TCAAGTCAGGCAGGCATAACCGACAACATCAAAGGCCGAAATGCGTTCGATTTCATATCCGCGCACCAACGCCGGTCTGCAATGGTCTTTCCAGCGCGCATGACTCCAGCTTCCAGCATCGGGGTGTGAATCTCACCGGGGCAAACTGCGTTGACGCGTATCTTGTGTGGGGCATAATCCCGCGCGAGGTTCTGGGTGAACGATGCGACTGCCGCTTTGGTAGCATTATAGGCGATGTGGTTGGGAGCCGGGTAAAGACCCCATTGCGAAGCAGTGTTGACAATTGCCCCGCCTCCCGCCTCGATCATGTGTGGAATGACCGCCCTGCACAGATAGAACATCGAATTCAGGTTGACGGCGAAGCTGGCATGCCAATCATCCTCCGTAAGTGCGAGCAGATTGCCACGACGATTGATGCCGGCATTGTTGGCCAGGATGTCGATACGACCTTGTCTGTTCATTACTTTGGATTTGAGATCGGCGCATGATCGGCTGTCGGATATATCCGCGCCTATCCCCCCGGATGCACCGGTTACGAGTATCGTTTGCCCCGCAAGTTCTTTCATCGGCATTCTCCGTCACTTAAGCTCCTCGACCTGAGGACCCCAAGTATCCGAAAGGGCGAAGCCTGATGGGAAGGGATCGCTTTCATCGACACGCAGTTCCTCGGCACCGTAGATCCAGGCTTGTCCAGTGATACGTGGCAGTACTGCCGGGTGCCCGCCAACGGTGGTTTCGCCGATCGCTTCAGCCAGAAACTCACCGCCGATGATCGACCGGGATATGCGGCTGTCCCCGACCGCGATTTCGCCACGGGCATGTAACACCGCGAGGTTTGCCGAGCTGCCCGTACCGCAAGGGGATCGATCGACCCGGCCAGGCTTCAATGTCGTGCATGTGCGAACAGCACCATCCGCTTCGCGTCCCCGGAACATCACGTAAGCAATTTCATTGATCGTGCTGATCTCGGGATGCTGCACCGAGACCTGTTCTGCGAGAAGGGATTTCAACTCGATTCCCGCCTCGGCGAGTTCACGTGCATTGCGCGGAGCGATATCCAGCTGGATCTGCTCGACGTCGACAATCGCATAATAGACGCCTCCAAAAGCAATGTCGGTTTTGATCGTACCCCAGCGCGGCGTCTCGATAATTTGGTCAAGCACTTCGACGAAGCATGGCACATTGTCGAGACTTACCGACACGCACCTGCCATTCGAGCAGCGAGCCCGCGCAACGATCAACCCTACGGGGGTATCGAGACGAACCATCGTATCAGGCTCGGTCATCGCCACGCGGCCGCTCTCCAGAAGTGCAGTGACAACGCAGATGCAATTACTGCCGGACATGGGATGCGCCCTGTCAGCTTGCAGAACGATAAATCCCGCGTCAGCGCCCGGCCTGGTGGGTGGAAGCAAAAGGTTTACCGACATCGCAACGTTGGCACGCGGTTCGAATGTGACAAAGCGCCGAAGACTATCGTCGACTTCGTTGATATGATTCATCTTTTCGAGGATCGTAGCGCCAGGGATCTCCGAAGCACCATCCACGATCACCTTGCCGATCTCACCTTGGCAATGGACCTGGAGAAGTTTGATTGATCTGTTCCAGTTCATGCGATCCTCCACCTATTTGATGTACCATCCCCAAGGCTCGTCGCTCGTGAACCGGGTGATCTGTTTGGTCTCAAGATAGTTGTCGAGGCCCCACCGTCCGAGCTCGCGACCGATGCCCGATTGCTTGTAACCGCCCCATGGTGCCTCGGTGAAGGTGGGCTGCGAGCAGTTAATCCAAACAATCCCGGCGCGGAACGCTGCGGCGACGCGTTCGGCTCTGACCTCGTCCTTCGACATAACCGCAGCGGCAAGACCGAAGCGAGAATCGTTCGCAAGCTCGATAGCCTCGTTCTCGTCGGAGAAGGGTTGGATGCAGACAACCGGGCCGAAGATCTCCTCGCGCCAGGCCTCGCTGTCGAGGGGCGCGCCGGTCAACACGGTCGGCTCGAGATAGTAGCCCTTCTCGAAACCCTCAGGACGTCGCCCTCCGCAGGCAACGGTCGCACCTGCCACCTTCGCCGCTTCGATCGCTGCTATGACCTGCTCGTACTGGCGCTTGGAGACCAGTGGGCCAAGAAGGATTCCCTCGTCAAGTCCGTTGCCGATGGTGATGCGTTTTGTCTCTTCGATCAAGCGATGAAGAAGGCGATCGTAGATCCCCTCCTGGACGAGAACCCTCGACGTCGCAGAGCAGACCTGACCCTGGTTCCAGAAAATACCGAACATGATCCATTCGACCGCCTGCTCGATGTCGGCATCTTCGAAGACCACGAAAGGAGACTTGCCACCAAGCTCAAGGCTGATGCGCTTTATGTCTCTAGAAGCCGTCGCCATGATCTTGGAACCGACAGGGCCCGAACCGGTGAATGCGAGCTTGTCGACGCCCTTATGATCGATGATCGCCTGACCGGCAACAG contains these protein-coding regions:
- a CDS encoding proline racemase family protein, yielding MNWNRSIKLLQVHCQGEIGKVIVDGASEIPGATILEKMNHINEVDDSLRRFVTFEPRANVAMSVNLLLPPTRPGADAGFIVLQADRAHPMSGSNCICVVTALLESGRVAMTEPDTMVRLDTPVGLIVARARCSNGRCVSVSLDNVPCFVEVLDQIIETPRWGTIKTDIAFGGVYYAIVDVEQIQLDIAPRNARELAEAGIELKSLLAEQVSVQHPEISTINEIAYVMFRGREADGAVRTCTTLKPGRVDRSPCGTGSSANLAVLHARGEIAVGDSRISRSIIGGEFLAEAIGETTVGGHPAVLPRITGQAWIYGAEELRVDESDPFPSGFALSDTWGPQVEELK
- a CDS encoding aldehyde dehydrogenase family protein, which codes for MQSELYIDGQWVKPVKGGSFEVINPATEEVIHRAPAGTAEDVDIAVKAARRAFDIDGWPQKTGSQRAVHLRAIAEGIRTRQQELARLEVLDNGKPFPEADWDVADAAGCFDFYAGLAEQLDDNPEEPIALSDSRFTSKAVKEPIGVAGAIIPWNYPLLMAAWKVAPALAAGCTIVLKPAELTSLTALELGAIAEEAKLPPGVLNIVTGSGSVAGQAIIDHKGVDKLAFTGSGPVGSKIMATASRDIKRISLELGGKSPFVVFEDADIEQAVEWIMFGIFWNQGQVCSATSRVLVQEGIYDRLLHRLIEETKRITIGNGLDEGILLGPLVSKRQYEQVIAAIEAAKVAGATVACGGRRPEGFEKGYYLEPTVLTGAPLDSEAWREEIFGPVVCIQPFSDENEAIELANDSRFGLAAAVMSKDEVRAERVAAAFRAGIVWINCSQPTFTEAPWGGYKQSGIGRELGRWGLDNYLETKQITRFTSDEPWGWYIK